One Synergistes jonesii DNA window includes the following coding sequences:
- a CDS encoding carbon starvation CstA family protein, whose product MLTFFIALLALGAGFMTYSFFVERLLPPDGRDTPAVAHPDGVDYIPLPLWKAFLIQLLNIAGLGPIFGALSGALWGPVVYFWIVLGTIFAGGVHDYFSGMLSERHNGASISEIVGIYLGPKMKMVMRVFAVVLLVLIGTTFSTGPAGLLALLTPEKLNLRFWLTIILIYYFLATLLPIDKIIGRFYPLFGAALIFMCVGVGGGIVAGDYALPEIWDNFANLHPRALPIWPLMFITVACGAISGFHATQSPMMARCITSEYQGRKVFYGAMVAEGVIALIWAAAGVSVYNGTQGLWEATTKLAGQSALVYDICIKVLGSMGGVLAMVGVIVCPITSGDTAFRSARLTLADWFGIDQKPRAKRLTLTLPLLLCGALLSNVNFQIIWRYFSWSNQTLAMIALWAAAVFLRKTRRNFWPAAIPATFMSAVSSTYILVAPEGFGPAISKMVSGEALSGAAAIEAAAKVGYPAGIIFALFCFVLFWLKCVRPNVSDDGEGVE is encoded by the coding sequence ATGTTGACGTTCTTTATCGCTTTGTTGGCGCTGGGCGCGGGGTTCATGACCTATTCCTTTTTCGTGGAAAGGCTTCTGCCTCCCGACGGCAGAGATACTCCGGCCGTCGCGCACCCGGATGGAGTGGACTACATACCGCTGCCGCTGTGGAAAGCTTTTCTGATTCAGCTCCTGAACATCGCGGGGCTGGGGCCTATCTTCGGCGCCCTTTCCGGCGCGCTTTGGGGGCCCGTCGTCTATTTCTGGATCGTCTTGGGAACGATTTTCGCGGGCGGGGTGCACGATTATTTTTCCGGGATGCTCTCCGAGCGCCACAACGGCGCGAGCATTTCTGAGATCGTCGGTATCTACCTCGGTCCGAAGATGAAGATGGTCATGCGCGTCTTTGCAGTCGTCCTGCTGGTGCTGATCGGCACCACCTTCTCTACGGGGCCGGCGGGGCTGCTTGCCCTGCTTACGCCGGAAAAGCTCAATCTTCGCTTTTGGCTGACGATTATCCTTATCTATTATTTCCTTGCTACGCTTCTGCCTATAGACAAGATAATCGGACGCTTCTATCCGCTCTTCGGCGCGGCGCTCATCTTCATGTGCGTCGGGGTCGGCGGCGGTATCGTCGCGGGCGACTATGCGCTGCCTGAAATATGGGACAACTTCGCCAATCTTCATCCGCGCGCGCTTCCCATATGGCCGCTGATGTTTATCACGGTAGCGTGCGGCGCCATCTCCGGCTTCCACGCGACGCAGTCGCCGATGATGGCGCGCTGTATAACGAGCGAATATCAGGGGCGCAAGGTCTTCTACGGCGCGATGGTGGCGGAGGGCGTCATAGCGCTGATATGGGCGGCGGCCGGGGTCAGCGTCTATAACGGCACGCAGGGGCTGTGGGAGGCCACGACGAAGCTTGCCGGGCAGTCCGCGCTCGTATACGACATCTGCATAAAGGTGCTCGGCTCCATGGGCGGGGTGCTCGCGATGGTCGGCGTTATAGTCTGTCCGATCACCTCCGGCGATACGGCCTTCCGCTCGGCGCGCCTGACGCTCGCGGACTGGTTCGGCATAGACCAGAAACCGCGCGCGAAACGGCTTACGCTCACGCTGCCGCTGCTCCTCTGCGGGGCCCTGCTCTCGAACGTAAACTTTCAGATTATCTGGCGCTATTTTTCGTGGTCTAATCAGACGCTCGCGATGATTGCGCTCTGGGCCGCCGCGGTGTTCCTCCGCAAGACTCGCCGCAACTTCTGGCCGGCGGCGATACCAGCGACGTTCATGTCGGCCGTCTCGAGCACGTACATACTCGTCGCGCCCGAAGGCTTCGGTCCTGCGATCTCAAAAATGGTGTCTGGCGAAGCCTTGAGCGGCGCAGCGGCGATCGAAGCCGCCGCGAAGGTCGGATACCCGGCGGGAATAATCTTCGCCCTCTTCTGCTTTGTGCTGTTTTGGCTGAAATGTGTCCGCCCAAACGTATCGGATGATGGGGAAGGGGTAGAGTAA
- a CDS encoding alanine racemase, whose translation MNRYPLLEIDRNVIRRNAGILLRECRKRGVEPFAVLKGFNAIPEIRDALLEAGYKTLASSRLPHLAAVKEAGLPVKTLGLRIPMLSEAADVVKLCDISLNSEIETMRALDRAAETADVVHNVILMRDLGDLREGIFDSREFIETAVYIERELKNLRLYGAGTNLTCYGSVIPTAENLSLLSADAMKIEEVIGRELEVVSGGGTTSIPLMMSGGMPKKINNLRIGEANVVPCDFIERGQCPIERLSTEARA comes from the coding sequence ATGAATAGATATCCGCTGCTTGAGATAGACAGGAACGTTATCAGACGCAACGCAGGCATACTTCTTCGTGAATGCAGAAAGAGAGGCGTCGAGCCCTTCGCCGTGCTGAAAGGTTTCAACGCTATCCCCGAGATAAGGGACGCGCTGCTTGAAGCGGGGTATAAGACCCTCGCGAGCTCAAGGCTGCCGCATCTGGCCGCCGTGAAAGAAGCGGGACTTCCGGTAAAGACGCTTGGGCTGCGCATCCCGATGCTCTCCGAAGCGGCCGACGTCGTAAAGCTCTGCGATATCAGCCTCAACTCCGAAATTGAAACCATGCGCGCGCTCGACCGCGCGGCGGAGACTGCCGACGTCGTCCACAATGTGATCCTGATGAGGGATCTCGGCGACTTGCGGGAAGGGATTTTTGACAGCCGTGAATTTATCGAGACGGCGGTCTACATTGAGCGGGAACTCAAAAACCTGCGCCTTTACGGCGCGGGTACAAACCTCACCTGCTACGGCTCCGTCATTCCGACGGCAGAAAACCTCTCCCTGCTTTCCGCCGATGCAATGAAAATAGAAGAAGTCATCGGCAGGGAGCTTGAAGTTGTATCGGGCGGCGGCACCACCTCCATACCGCTCATGATGAGCGGCGGAATGCCTAAAAAGATAAACAACCTTCGCATAGGCGAGGCCAACGTCGTCCCCTGCGACTTCATCGAACGCGGGCAGTGTCCGATAGAACGCCTTTCAACAGAGGCTCGTGCTTAA
- the nhaC gene encoding Na+/H+ antiporter NhaC, whose product MSKEKQHKEARLPELWEALLTFAVMISVMAVGIIVFHADPHMPMFLGTLFAAVMALHLGFKWNEIEKSMFDGIYRVLQAIIILAIVGILVGVWLVSGVVPTMIYYGLQILNPSIFLVATLLICSITSLATGTSWGTMGTMGIALMGVALGLGFTPGMTAGAIISGAYFGDKMSPLSDTTNLAPAMAGTDVFTHVKFMAPSTAVTYIICIVFFAFWGVGHGGEADLSKINAIQDGLISLFHINPLLLIPPLIVIVAIAFKIPAIPGIVLGILAAGVLGPIFQGADCTFGDMLSCGMSGFEAKTGMEDLDSLLSSGGLMSMMFSISMTILAMMFGGIMESTKQLDVIIERLLKYIHNDKILIGVTELTCVASNATMPEQYISIILPGRMYAKAYEERGIAPETLSNALEGAGTVSSALIPWNTCGVYILGVLGVGVADYFPYAIFNWLMPLVVFVMALMGITLRYQTKKPEPESA is encoded by the coding sequence ATGTCCAAAGAAAAGCAACATAAAGAAGCGAGGCTTCCTGAGCTTTGGGAAGCGCTGCTCACATTTGCCGTAATGATTTCCGTTATGGCGGTTGGAATTATTGTTTTTCACGCTGACCCGCATATGCCCATGTTTCTGGGTACGCTCTTTGCCGCTGTAATGGCGCTTCATCTCGGGTTTAAATGGAACGAGATAGAAAAGAGCATGTTTGACGGTATCTACCGCGTACTTCAAGCGATAATAATACTTGCGATAGTGGGGATACTTGTGGGCGTCTGGTTAGTTTCAGGCGTCGTTCCCACAATGATTTACTACGGCCTACAAATTTTGAATCCATCTATTTTCCTTGTGGCGACGCTTCTGATTTGCTCTATCACCTCACTTGCGACAGGTACTTCGTGGGGGACCATGGGGACTATGGGCATAGCGCTAATGGGAGTCGCCTTAGGGCTCGGCTTCACGCCTGGAATGACGGCGGGCGCGATAATCTCCGGCGCGTACTTCGGTGATAAGATGTCGCCGCTCTCAGATACTACTAACCTGGCCCCGGCGATGGCTGGCACGGATGTCTTTACGCATGTTAAGTTCATGGCTCCTTCGACCGCGGTCACATACATAATATGCATCGTATTTTTCGCATTTTGGGGAGTCGGGCACGGCGGCGAAGCGGATCTTAGCAAGATAAATGCCATACAAGACGGGTTGATATCTCTCTTCCACATCAATCCGCTGCTGCTGATACCGCCGCTGATTGTAATAGTGGCTATAGCGTTTAAGATTCCCGCGATTCCAGGAATCGTCTTAGGTATACTTGCCGCCGGCGTGCTCGGCCCGATATTCCAAGGCGCTGACTGCACGTTCGGCGATATGCTTTCATGCGGTATGAGCGGCTTTGAAGCGAAGACCGGCATGGAGGACCTTGATTCGCTGCTCTCTTCCGGTGGGCTCATGTCCATGATGTTCTCGATTTCAATGACGATACTTGCGATGATGTTCGGAGGGATAATGGAATCGACGAAGCAGCTTGACGTTATAATAGAGCGGCTGCTCAAGTACATCCACAACGACAAGATCTTGATTGGCGTCACCGAACTTACCTGTGTTGCCTCTAACGCTACTATGCCAGAGCAGTACATTTCGATAATTCTTCCCGGCCGTATGTACGCTAAGGCCTATGAAGAGCGCGGCATAGCGCCGGAGACGCTCTCAAACGCCTTAGAGGGGGCTGGAACAGTGTCTTCGGCCCTGATCCCGTGGAATACCTGCGGGGTCTACATCCTTGGCGTCCTCGGCGTCGGCGTTGCCGACTATTTCCCATATGCGATTTTCAACTGGCTGATGCCGCTGGTCGTTTTTGTAATGGCGCTGATGGGGATAACGCTGCGTTATCAGACCAAAAAGCCGGAGCCGGAGTCCGCATAA